Proteins from a single region of Sphaerochaeta globosa str. Buddy:
- the nagA gene encoding N-acetylglucosamine-6-phosphate deacetylase: MTMHIRGAHVLHQGSFKQLDLLIESGRIVAMDKQLPPAMNTATFDATGLFLVPGFIDIHTHGALSIDFNHALPEDVGRISSFFASRGVTTYFPTLLTDTVETMTKQLDLLSSPQLLKDNPTIAGIHLEGPFLCPAYKGAMPGHLLRQCDLSLFRELYAASRKTMKVITLAPELEGAIPLIEEATSLGVRVSLGHSSASYEQTIAAIKAGATGTTHIMNAMKLLHMHDPAILTAVLEQDVYAEMICDGFHLHAPIIRLLLKIKGYDRMLAVTDSLSATGCPDGTYQLGVNTIIVKEGDAKVVETGVRAGSTLTMDHALRNLMSYTNEHVERISALVSTNAARMLGLQDVGELEIGKRADLVALDSDSQVQCTLANGSFIYGGERYA, translated from the coding sequence ATGACTATGCACATACGAGGAGCACACGTACTTCATCAAGGGAGCTTCAAGCAATTGGATTTGCTCATTGAAAGTGGACGTATTGTCGCCATGGACAAGCAACTTCCTCCTGCGATGAACACTGCCACCTTTGATGCAACTGGCCTGTTTCTCGTTCCTGGGTTCATCGACATTCATACCCATGGAGCACTCAGTATTGATTTCAACCATGCCCTACCCGAAGATGTTGGACGGATAAGCAGTTTTTTTGCTTCGCGGGGAGTCACCACGTATTTTCCAACCCTTCTTACCGATACTGTGGAGACGATGACCAAACAGCTCGACCTTCTGTCTTCGCCTCAGCTTTTGAAGGATAATCCAACTATTGCAGGCATCCATTTGGAAGGTCCATTTCTTTGTCCTGCCTACAAAGGGGCTATGCCGGGTCATTTGCTCAGGCAGTGCGATCTTTCCTTGTTTCGAGAGCTCTATGCTGCCTCAAGAAAGACTATGAAAGTCATTACACTCGCTCCTGAGCTGGAAGGTGCAATTCCTTTGATAGAAGAGGCAACTTCGTTGGGAGTGAGAGTCTCCTTAGGTCATAGCAGTGCCAGTTATGAGCAGACTATTGCTGCCATCAAGGCTGGGGCAACCGGTACTACGCATATTATGAATGCCATGAAGTTGCTGCACATGCATGACCCAGCCATTCTTACCGCTGTATTGGAACAGGATGTCTATGCGGAGATGATCTGCGATGGATTTCACCTTCATGCTCCTATTATCAGACTTTTGCTCAAGATTAAAGGCTATGATCGTATGCTTGCTGTAACGGATAGCCTTAGTGCGACCGGGTGCCCCGATGGTACTTACCAACTGGGCGTGAATACAATCATCGTCAAGGAAGGTGATGCCAAGGTGGTGGAAACCGGAGTGCGGGCCGGAAGCACTCTGACAATGGATCATGCGCTCAGAAATCTCATGAGCTACACCAATGAACATGTTGAGCGTATCTCTGCTTTGGTAAGCACGAATGCCGCCCGCATGCTGGGCCTACAGGATGTTGGGGAGTTGGAAATTGGCAAGCGTGCCGACCTTGTCGCCCTCGATTCTGATTCCCAGGTGCAGTGTACTCTTGCCAATGGCTCATTTATCTATGGAGGAGAGCGGTATGCATGA
- a CDS encoding alpha-galactosidase, producing the protein MISKKDRLFNLSTKHTSYLFAITETGHLEHLYYGRFLSNPTISVDALSEKRSLNIGTSTAYDSDHPTLFLTNLCMEYSTMGKGDYRECSVTIEYTKGMQTLDFIVKSFRILPGKPRTFSGLPESYGDKSTCTTLEITLKETCLPIRMTLTYTVFEDSDVITRRATIYNDSTSSVRIKNLASAQLDLDADDWNLVTFDGTWARERYMNERALLPGIYINDSKTGVSSADHNPCIFLKKDDGECIGMNLIYSGNHRELVEVSPYGKIRVMTGINPATFSWELSAQDRFQSPEAVLTYSHQGMNGASANFHHFINNHIVRGTWKLRERPILINNWEATYFNFTEDKLLTLAKESADLGIELFVLDDGWFGLRNDDTTSLGDWTVNPKKLPSGLAWLSLEVHRLGMMFGLWVEPEMISIESQLYKKHPDWMIAIPGRRPSVGRNQYILDLSRQDVRDYLFKSLSETWHLADVNYIKWDMNRVFSDLYSANAEIHNHQEFFHRYVLGLYDLLGKLTQAFPNVLFESCASGGNRFDLGMLCYMSQTWTSDNTDALCRLYIQEGTSCGYPLSTMGSHVSSSPNHQTLRRTDLEARFNVAAFGVLGYELDITKLNRQQKEAVRSQIAFYKAHRSLLQYGIFTRIKLANSPSNQIVWAVASQDKSELLVLFAQKLNLPNPASDKLRVEAVDLHAVYEVFPRQQKIDIKMFGDLLNRVSPVSITEGGLAQDTISKALSLESEIEHYRVSGEQVAFGGIKLNQQFGGTGYDAMTRVLGDFGSRIYIFKKINLESK; encoded by the coding sequence ATGATTTCCAAGAAGGACCGACTGTTCAACCTTTCGACCAAGCATACCTCCTATCTGTTTGCCATAACCGAAACGGGCCATTTGGAGCACCTCTACTATGGAAGGTTCCTATCCAATCCAACCATTAGTGTCGATGCCCTTTCTGAGAAGCGGAGCCTGAACATCGGAACGAGCACTGCATACGACAGCGACCACCCCACCTTGTTTCTCACAAACCTCTGTATGGAATATTCTACCATGGGAAAGGGCGACTATCGAGAGTGTTCGGTCACTATTGAATACACCAAAGGTATGCAAACCCTCGATTTCATCGTTAAAAGCTTCCGCATTCTTCCCGGCAAGCCGAGAACGTTCAGCGGACTGCCCGAGTCCTACGGGGATAAAAGTACTTGCACCACCTTGGAGATAACACTGAAGGAGACTTGCCTACCGATCAGAATGACCCTTACCTATACCGTCTTTGAGGACAGCGACGTCATCACTCGCAGGGCAACCATCTACAACGACAGCACAAGCAGCGTCCGTATCAAGAACCTTGCCTCGGCACAGCTCGACCTCGATGCCGATGACTGGAATCTGGTAACCTTCGACGGAACTTGGGCGCGTGAACGGTACATGAATGAACGTGCGCTGCTTCCAGGTATCTACATCAACGACAGCAAAACCGGTGTATCCAGTGCCGATCACAATCCCTGCATATTCCTGAAGAAGGATGACGGGGAGTGCATCGGAATGAACCTGATCTACAGCGGTAACCACCGTGAACTGGTCGAGGTCTCCCCCTATGGAAAAATCAGGGTGATGACCGGCATCAACCCTGCAACATTCAGCTGGGAGCTCAGTGCCCAGGACCGGTTCCAGTCCCCTGAAGCTGTTCTTACCTACTCCCATCAGGGTATGAACGGTGCAAGTGCTAATTTCCATCATTTCATCAACAACCATATCGTCCGGGGGACTTGGAAACTGCGCGAACGACCGATCCTTATCAATAACTGGGAAGCCACCTACTTCAATTTCACCGAGGACAAGTTGCTCACCCTGGCCAAGGAGAGCGCCGACTTGGGCATTGAACTCTTCGTGCTCGACGATGGATGGTTCGGACTTCGCAACGACGATACCACAAGCCTCGGAGATTGGACCGTGAACCCGAAAAAGCTTCCCTCAGGTCTGGCATGGCTGAGTCTTGAGGTACACCGCCTTGGCATGATGTTCGGTCTCTGGGTCGAACCGGAAATGATCAGCATCGAGAGCCAACTATACAAGAAGCATCCCGATTGGATGATCGCCATCCCAGGTCGCAGACCGAGTGTCGGACGCAACCAATACATCCTCGACCTCAGCCGGCAGGATGTACGCGACTATTTATTCAAGAGCCTCTCAGAGACATGGCACCTTGCCGATGTGAATTACATCAAGTGGGATATGAACCGGGTGTTCAGCGATTTATATAGTGCAAATGCCGAGATACACAACCACCAGGAATTCTTCCATCGCTATGTATTGGGCCTGTACGACCTTCTAGGCAAGCTCACCCAAGCATTCCCCAATGTGCTTTTTGAGTCGTGTGCAAGCGGTGGAAACCGCTTTGACCTGGGTATGCTGTGCTATATGAGCCAGACATGGACCAGCGATAATACCGACGCACTTTGCAGGCTCTACATCCAGGAAGGAACCAGCTGCGGCTACCCGCTCTCAACAATGGGAAGTCATGTCAGTTCCTCCCCCAACCACCAAACACTGCGTCGAACCGACTTGGAGGCTCGCTTCAATGTGGCAGCCTTCGGAGTGCTGGGGTATGAACTGGATATCACCAAGCTCAACCGTCAGCAAAAAGAAGCGGTCAGAAGCCAGATCGCCTTCTATAAGGCCCACCGTTCCCTGCTTCAGTATGGAATCTTCACACGCATCAAGTTGGCCAACAGCCCTTCCAATCAGATTGTTTGGGCGGTGGCAAGCCAAGATAAGAGTGAGTTGCTTGTACTCTTCGCCCAAAAGCTGAACCTGCCCAACCCTGCTTCAGACAAGTTGAGGGTGGAAGCCGTCGATTTGCATGCCGTGTATGAAGTATTCCCCCGCCAGCAAAAAATCGACATCAAGATGTTCGGTGACTTACTCAACCGCGTCAGCCCGGTTTCCATCACTGAAGGCGGCCTTGCCCAGGATACCATCAGCAAGGCCCTCTCACTTGAGAGTGAAATCGAGCACTACCGGGTCAGCGGAGAACAGGTTGCCTTTGGGGGCATAAAGCTGAATCAGCAGTTCGGAGGGACCGGATACGATGCCATGACACGCGTATTGGGTGACTTCGGCAGCAGAATCTACATTTTTAAGAAGATCAACCTAGAAAGCAAGTAA
- the manA gene encoding mannose-6-phosphate isomerase, class I, producing the protein MDAVRISAQLKDFPWGGLSFLQSLVQRPDRLGVPIGELWMGVHPNAPSTVLETGEELASFLAGNPRFLGNLQEFPFLFKVMAIERPLSIQCHPDSAQARSGWEKEAEKRTVLDRSVWNYQDANPKAEMLVALTKTTAMCGFLSKEQMQHNLREVLPESYERLLSSCENEEDPVRSFVQTLYRLDKQELQVVVTEYAQALAKQKVISYPPFVTPLEIARQALDLYGADPGVFAPYLLQVINLMPGEGIFLKPGIVHAYVKGNGIELMNNSDNILRAGLTDKHVDYEELFSIMNTSYVKVHQIPTLQQKGKYSYETDDPFFELARFEKGRYEEENGTVSVLLCIEGNTKVTNGEQSRSFKKGECLLLGASLDTYHLEVDGCVYRASYPTKR; encoded by the coding sequence ATGGATGCAGTGCGAATTAGTGCCCAGTTGAAGGATTTTCCCTGGGGAGGTCTCTCTTTCCTCCAGTCGTTGGTACAACGACCCGACCGATTGGGAGTCCCCATCGGGGAACTATGGATGGGAGTCCATCCAAATGCACCCTCGACGGTTTTGGAAACAGGAGAGGAACTCGCTTCCTTTCTTGCAGGCAATCCCCGTTTTCTCGGCAATTTGCAAGAATTCCCCTTTCTTTTCAAAGTTATGGCTATCGAACGGCCACTGTCCATTCAGTGTCATCCCGATAGCGCTCAGGCCAGAAGCGGGTGGGAGAAAGAAGCAGAAAAACGCACTGTTCTCGATCGGTCGGTTTGGAACTATCAGGATGCCAATCCCAAGGCTGAAATGCTGGTAGCTCTTACAAAGACTACAGCAATGTGCGGCTTTCTCTCGAAAGAGCAGATGCAGCATAACCTCAGGGAGGTGCTTCCTGAAAGCTATGAGAGGCTTCTCTCGTCCTGCGAAAACGAAGAAGACCCGGTACGCAGTTTTGTCCAAACACTCTATCGTCTGGACAAGCAAGAACTCCAAGTTGTAGTAACTGAGTATGCGCAAGCCCTTGCGAAGCAAAAAGTAATATCCTACCCGCCATTTGTTACCCCTTTGGAGATAGCCCGGCAAGCACTTGACCTCTACGGTGCTGACCCCGGGGTGTTTGCTCCCTATCTTTTGCAGGTCATCAACCTGATGCCGGGTGAGGGTATTTTCCTCAAACCCGGAATAGTGCACGCCTATGTGAAAGGCAATGGTATTGAGTTGATGAACAACTCAGACAATATCCTGCGTGCCGGACTTACCGATAAGCACGTGGATTATGAGGAACTGTTCTCAATCATGAATACTTCCTATGTAAAGGTACATCAAATTCCCACCCTGCAACAGAAAGGTAAGTATTCCTATGAGACCGATGATCCCTTCTTTGAGCTCGCCCGATTCGAGAAAGGCAGGTACGAAGAAGAAAACGGTACTGTTTCTGTGCTGCTTTGCATCGAAGGAAACACCAAAGTAACCAACGGTGAGCAGAGTCGTTCGTTCAAAAAAGGTGAGTGCCTGCTCCTTGGCGCCAGCCTTGATACTTATCATCTGGAGGTCGACGGCTGTGTCTACCGTGCCTCCTATCCTACAAAGAGGTAG
- a CDS encoding diphosphate--fructose-6-phosphate 1-phosphotransferase: MHENLLIIHGGAPTAVMNASLYGVIKQAKDSGVCRHVYAARGGTQAVLTEDFIDLLTIDEQTIAQLPHTPASWIGTSRFHVSDDDYAKMVEVLLECNITGVFFNGGNGSMDACGKLARAIKAHPIARSKGIRVVGIPKTIDNDLAITDHAPGFGSAARYLASSVQELSQDVASLPIHVCIIESMGRNAGWLTAAAALAKTEERVGPHLIYVPEVAFDEERFLDEARSLYEKHGGVVVVASEGLRTTEGSPIVKPIFQVGRSVYYGDVSAHLCNLVIQKLGIKARSEKPGILGRCSIAFQSEVDRDEAILAGREAVKALLEGKSEVMVGFERINSEPYLCKTILIPLEQVMLHERTLPIQYVRDAGKIDEAYLAWCKPLIGSPLASFPKREV; encoded by the coding sequence ATGCATGAGAATTTGTTGATAATTCATGGTGGGGCACCGACAGCGGTGATGAATGCCTCCTTGTATGGGGTAATCAAGCAGGCGAAGGATTCGGGAGTATGCCGGCATGTTTATGCTGCAAGAGGGGGGACGCAAGCCGTCCTTACAGAGGATTTCATCGATCTCTTGACCATCGATGAACAGACTATTGCACAGTTGCCCCATACCCCTGCCTCATGGATCGGTACAAGCCGCTTTCACGTCAGTGACGATGACTATGCCAAGATGGTGGAAGTCTTGCTCGAATGCAATATCACCGGAGTATTCTTCAATGGAGGCAATGGTTCGATGGACGCCTGCGGCAAGCTGGCTAGAGCCATCAAAGCCCATCCGATAGCGAGAAGTAAAGGTATTCGGGTGGTGGGTATCCCCAAGACCATCGACAACGATTTGGCCATCACCGATCATGCTCCTGGTTTCGGCAGTGCTGCCCGTTACTTGGCCTCCTCGGTTCAGGAACTGAGCCAAGATGTGGCATCGCTTCCCATTCATGTCTGTATTATCGAGAGTATGGGTCGGAATGCAGGCTGGCTTACCGCCGCCGCAGCATTGGCAAAGACAGAAGAGCGTGTAGGTCCCCATCTCATCTACGTACCTGAAGTAGCCTTTGATGAAGAGCGTTTCCTCGATGAGGCGAGGAGCCTGTATGAGAAACATGGAGGCGTGGTAGTGGTAGCCTCTGAGGGGTTACGGACCACTGAAGGCTCTCCTATTGTGAAGCCAATCTTTCAAGTAGGGCGATCGGTCTACTATGGAGATGTATCGGCACACCTGTGCAATCTGGTGATCCAGAAATTGGGAATCAAGGCACGTAGTGAGAAACCAGGCATCCTCGGGCGCTGTTCCATCGCCTTCCAATCGGAAGTCGACCGCGATGAGGCAATCCTGGCCGGTAGGGAAGCCGTCAAAGCCTTGTTGGAAGGTAAGAGTGAGGTAATGGTAGGCTTTGAGCGCATCAACAGTGAGCCCTATCTTTGCAAGACTATCCTCATCCCCCTTGAGCAAGTCATGTTGCACGAACGTACCTTGCCTATACAGTATGTGAGGGATGCCGGAAAAATTGACGAAGCATATCTAGCTTGGTGCAAACCATTAATCGGCTCTCCACTTGCTTCTTTTCCTAAGCGTGAGGTGTAG
- a CDS encoding metallophosphoesterase translates to MKKRWVVCGLIIMIVSLLGCKQLARTEQAVPGSEALWSVQSEVRNKVVVVSDLHFGIDDRYSETIENRKVFITFLERLGAMSDVSELVLAGDFLDDWYLPLTYPAYTDSDAFYRQVIQTNQEVFDGLQALLDKGIRVTYVPGNHDMLLESAVLQEALPGINQARDARGLGAYVTGLRDEIVIEHGHRYDVFSAPEHIANKDLTVGVDSMLPPGYFYARFAASWVLQGKPLIKKDYPTITQVPDPKSNSDQFGAYLYYRIWNSELGNRITPFERFEDKVLEMQHNGYNGNYSIADFYPVVQRDGTISAPTLFRNFQRTWDKNQEINLVEHKTSFIESVAGTLDGDYFFKQAKKQYLLNPEKKVDVVVFGHTHRPGLEKLPDYDGKYYVNSGTWIDHNTYHPGASTFVVITSSETVDTAQLYEYYKDGTVTLLK, encoded by the coding sequence ATGAAAAAACGTTGGGTGGTATGTGGCTTGATCATCATGATCGTAAGTCTTCTTGGGTGTAAGCAGCTTGCAAGAACGGAGCAGGCAGTTCCTGGATCTGAGGCCTTATGGTCGGTGCAAAGTGAAGTAAGAAATAAAGTGGTGGTCGTAAGTGACCTTCATTTTGGAATTGATGATAGATACTCTGAGACGATTGAGAATCGCAAGGTGTTCATCACCTTCTTGGAACGTCTTGGAGCCATGAGCGATGTAAGCGAGTTGGTTCTTGCTGGAGACTTCCTGGATGATTGGTACCTGCCTCTGACGTATCCTGCGTATACGGACTCGGATGCCTTCTATCGGCAAGTCATACAAACCAACCAGGAAGTATTTGATGGATTGCAGGCGCTGCTGGATAAGGGGATACGAGTAACCTATGTACCGGGAAACCACGACATGCTTTTGGAAAGTGCTGTTTTGCAGGAGGCGTTGCCCGGTATCAACCAAGCACGTGATGCCCGCGGGTTGGGTGCCTATGTGACAGGCCTTCGGGATGAGATTGTGATAGAGCATGGACACCGATACGATGTGTTCTCTGCACCTGAGCATATAGCCAATAAGGATTTGACCGTTGGCGTAGATTCCATGCTTCCTCCGGGATATTTCTATGCGCGCTTTGCAGCAAGCTGGGTCTTACAAGGAAAGCCTCTGATCAAAAAGGATTATCCGACGATCACCCAAGTTCCCGATCCCAAATCGAACTCCGATCAGTTTGGTGCCTATCTGTACTATAGAATATGGAATAGTGAATTGGGCAACCGGATCACTCCATTTGAACGATTTGAGGATAAGGTTCTCGAGATGCAGCACAATGGATACAACGGTAACTATTCGATTGCAGATTTCTATCCTGTAGTACAGCGTGATGGTACAATTAGTGCCCCGACGCTTTTCAGGAATTTTCAACGTACATGGGATAAGAATCAGGAAATCAATCTGGTCGAGCATAAGACATCCTTCATCGAGAGCGTGGCGGGAACACTGGACGGCGACTATTTCTTCAAACAGGCTAAGAAACAGTATTTGCTAAACCCCGAGAAAAAAGTGGATGTAGTGGTATTCGGCCATACCCATAGACCGGGGCTAGAGAAACTACCCGATTATGATGGTAAGTACTATGTGAACAGTGGGACCTGGATCGATCATAACACCTACCACCCGGGTGCAAGCACCTTTGTGGTGATTACCTCGTCTGAGACTGTCGATACCGCTCAGCTCTACGAGTACTACAAGGATGGAACGGTAACATTGCTGAAGTAA
- a CDS encoding class II fructose-bisphosphate aldolase produces MSLIPLRPLLETTDRYGYAQGAFNVNMVAQAEAVIQIHTLFRAPAILQGADLANGFMGGRTDFLNANLEDKQRGAVNIAKAVKAAAEHAPIPIALHLDHGKDIASVKAAIDGGYTSVMIDGSSLPLEDNIALTREVVKLAHRVGVTVEGELGVLSGVEDHVFSEHSTYTNPLDAIRFFQETKVDALAISYGTMHGANKGKNAKVRKEIAIAIKECLRHEGIFGVLVSHGSSTVPTYLVEAINNLGGNISNAHGISLEQLKEVGKLGIGKINVDTDIRLAVTRNLRELFLQKPELTEDPQLNQMHQLLKAKPEAFDPRVFLPPIMDTVMYGTIPNKAVADVVTAIKQGVMEMVGSLIVEFGCVGKAGLVEQVSLEQMADRYGKEGF; encoded by the coding sequence ATGTCCCTAATTCCTTTGCGCCCACTGTTGGAAACCACCGATCGCTATGGATATGCCCAAGGGGCATTCAATGTAAACATGGTTGCCCAAGCGGAGGCGGTGATACAGATTCATACTCTTTTTCGCGCTCCCGCGATTCTTCAGGGTGCAGACCTGGCAAATGGGTTTATGGGAGGTCGTACCGACTTTCTCAATGCAAATCTTGAAGACAAACAGAGAGGCGCTGTCAATATCGCCAAGGCAGTGAAGGCGGCAGCTGAACACGCCCCTATTCCCATCGCCCTGCATCTTGATCACGGCAAGGATATTGCATCCGTGAAGGCTGCTATCGATGGAGGATATACCTCCGTTATGATCGATGGTTCCTCGCTTCCTCTTGAGGATAATATTGCACTGACTCGTGAAGTAGTGAAACTTGCCCATAGGGTAGGAGTGACAGTGGAAGGGGAACTGGGTGTCTTATCCGGAGTGGAGGACCATGTATTTTCCGAGCACAGTACCTATACAAACCCATTGGATGCCATTCGCTTCTTCCAGGAGACCAAAGTCGATGCCCTTGCGATCAGCTATGGCACCATGCATGGGGCAAATAAAGGGAAGAATGCCAAGGTTCGCAAGGAAATTGCCATAGCAATCAAGGAGTGCCTCAGGCATGAGGGCATCTTCGGGGTGCTGGTCAGCCACGGTTCTTCTACTGTTCCCACCTATCTGGTGGAGGCGATCAACAACCTGGGTGGGAATATCAGCAATGCTCATGGCATATCACTTGAGCAGCTGAAGGAAGTAGGAAAACTTGGTATCGGCAAGATCAATGTCGATACCGACATCCGTCTTGCGGTCACCCGAAACCTCCGTGAGCTTTTCCTTCAGAAGCCTGAGCTCACAGAAGATCCGCAACTGAACCAGATGCACCAACTGCTGAAGGCAAAGCCCGAAGCTTTTGATCCCCGAGTCTTCCTCCCTCCGATTATGGATACTGTCATGTATGGAACCATCCCCAATAAAGCTGTTGCGGATGTGGTGACTGCCATTAAGCAAGGTGTAATGGAAATGGTTGGCTCCCTGATTGTCGAATTCGGTTGTGTTGGAAAGGCAGGGCTTGTGGAACAGGTAAGTCTTGAGCAAATGGCTGATCGTTACGGTAAAGAAGGTTTTTAA
- a CDS encoding NAD(P)/FAD-dependent oxidoreductase, with protein sequence MHVVIIGNGVAGATVASKLAAKGVSVQLFSEEPVGFYSRILLPQALCDKDALQDLIAKTDPPYLLKRAATAIDPQNKLVYSGSASFPYDKLVIATGSRSRMLDIFSCTDGACTLRTFSDAQSIGETIENPVVVLGGGLLGLETALWVKRKGYEVTVLEVADRILVRQLDTQAASILKSHLEGQGLVIKEGVKTQAQKLDLGGHLRALVTEGEEVPCRTLLLSLGVLPEITLAKNAGLKTNRGIVVDQYLRTSDSDILAIGDCSEYEGRVPGIVPVALAMAETAVANLLGEQKPYQTPVLFTRFKGDGLDVVSVGDIEGIAQAKQNGNRYEAYFVQEGKLVGAILVGSTTHLGFVRSHYQKEVTQSEIQDLLAF encoded by the coding sequence ATGCATGTAGTAATTATTGGAAACGGGGTGGCCGGGGCAACTGTTGCATCCAAGCTTGCAGCAAAAGGGGTCTCGGTTCAGCTTTTCAGCGAGGAACCCGTAGGCTTTTATAGCCGCATCCTTCTTCCCCAGGCTCTCTGCGACAAAGACGCCTTGCAGGATTTAATCGCCAAGACCGACCCTCCCTACCTTCTTAAGCGTGCAGCTACGGCAATTGATCCACAGAATAAGTTGGTCTACAGCGGCAGTGCATCCTTTCCATACGATAAACTGGTCATCGCAACCGGAAGCCGGTCGCGTATGCTCGATATTTTCTCGTGTACCGACGGAGCCTGTACACTCAGGACCTTCAGTGATGCACAGAGTATTGGGGAGACCATCGAAAACCCGGTTGTAGTTCTCGGAGGCGGCTTGCTCGGGCTGGAGACCGCCCTTTGGGTAAAGAGAAAAGGCTATGAAGTAACAGTCCTAGAAGTCGCTGATCGAATTTTGGTCCGTCAATTGGATACACAGGCAGCTTCCATTCTCAAATCCCACCTAGAGGGGCAGGGGTTGGTGATCAAGGAAGGGGTGAAAACGCAAGCTCAGAAACTCGATCTGGGTGGCCACCTCAGAGCCTTGGTGACCGAAGGAGAGGAAGTACCTTGTCGTACCCTGTTGCTCTCCTTGGGAGTCTTGCCTGAGATTACCCTGGCTAAGAACGCCGGACTGAAGACCAATCGCGGAATTGTGGTGGACCAGTATCTGAGGACCAGTGACAGCGATATTCTTGCCATCGGTGACTGCAGCGAGTACGAAGGCAGGGTTCCCGGCATTGTTCCTGTTGCCCTTGCCATGGCAGAGACGGCCGTAGCCAACCTGTTGGGAGAGCAGAAACCCTATCAGACCCCGGTGTTGTTCACCCGCTTCAAGGGTGACGGGCTTGACGTGGTAAGCGTAGGTGATATTGAAGGTATTGCACAGGCAAAACAAAACGGTAATCGCTATGAAGCCTACTTTGTCCAGGAAGGCAAGCTTGTCGGCGCCATACTGGTGGGAAGCACCACCCATTTGGGTTTTGTGCGTTCCCACTATCAGAAAGAGGTTACCCAGTCTGAAATACAGGACTTACTTGCTTTCTAG